In the genome of Cystobacter ferrugineus, one region contains:
- a CDS encoding LysR substrate-binding domain-containing protein — protein MTLTQLRYLIAIVDAGLNISRAAERVHATQPGISKQIRLLEDELGLQLFTRRGKNLEHLTDAGQEVVRRARLMVLEEANIRALAANHRDQNSGELRISSSHTQARFVLPSAVARLRQSYPSVAVHLLPADEKNLLEWVGRGEVDLSIVSAVGTPQGCVAVPAFRWQRVLVVPRSHPLARLKRPLTIADLAAWPLVTYESALRPESSLRQAFQLAGYAPTLACTALDADLIKTYVRAGLGVGILAEMAVLADDARDLKVISLGGLLPVCTTWIVLRRDQVLCNFAMDFIAGVASRVDPIDVRRALAGEAVDWGAVPSWSEFTAVSRLASLG, from the coding sequence ATGACGCTCACCCAACTCCGCTATCTCATCGCCATCGTCGACGCCGGCCTCAACATCAGCCGCGCGGCTGAACGCGTTCACGCCACCCAGCCCGGTATTTCCAAGCAGATCCGGCTGTTGGAGGACGAACTCGGCCTGCAGCTCTTCACCCGCCGGGGAAAGAACCTCGAGCACCTGACCGATGCGGGCCAGGAGGTGGTGCGCCGGGCGCGGCTGATGGTCCTCGAGGAGGCCAACATCCGGGCGCTGGCCGCCAACCACCGTGACCAGAACAGCGGTGAGCTGCGCATCTCCAGCTCGCACACCCAGGCGCGCTTCGTGCTGCCCTCGGCGGTGGCACGCCTGCGCCAGTCCTATCCGTCCGTCGCGGTACACCTGCTACCGGCCGACGAGAAGAACCTGCTGGAGTGGGTCGGGCGGGGCGAGGTGGACCTGTCGATCGTCAGTGCCGTGGGTACGCCACAGGGCTGCGTGGCGGTTCCCGCCTTCCGTTGGCAACGGGTGCTGGTGGTACCCAGGAGTCATCCGCTGGCCAGGCTGAAGCGGCCGCTGACCATCGCGGATCTCGCCGCCTGGCCGCTGGTGACCTACGAATCGGCGCTGCGGCCCGAGTCCTCCCTTCGCCAGGCCTTCCAGCTCGCCGGCTACGCGCCCACGCTCGCCTGCACGGCACTGGACGCGGACCTGATCAAGACCTACGTGCGGGCCGGGCTGGGCGTGGGCATCCTGGCGGAAATGGCCGTGCTGGCCGACGACGCACGTGACCTGAAGGTCATCTCCCTTGGCGGTCTGCTGCCGGTCTGCACCACCTGGATTGTGCTTCGCCGCGATCAAGTGTTGTGCAATTTCGCCATGGATTTCATCGCCGGGGTGGCATCGCGGGTCGACCCGATCGACGTGCGCAGGGCACTGGCGGGCGAGGCAGTGGATTGGGGGGCCGTGCCTTCGTGGTCCGAGTTCACCGCGGTGTCGCGCCTCGCGTCCTTGGGATGA
- a CDS encoding DUF3626 domain-containing protein, protein MPTHRAGHDEPWTPLATSVQARALAHVAALSQGAPLDPALRVTLNFHPDRLHGGVPILHAMAADGVYRSQFETGTSNGGLTAFPGGDRWRWESRIFGGAYDEAGPEQRPKYGALNHNHRAIGGSPRFGSAHLRLRAAVLPRCTFCHPDSVFHPTDFGVAERIALLPLARRAACGSGTDPLDDYIEAHVHGPLRLEQDVEALVLDPCYRGTEVEMLARTLPCALEWHTGFRVQVRELLPHASYRGAAFIELAQALAPDGWLTPVRIGAAARTGRHASQDLKKVWHYLARFGDPTSPESARP, encoded by the coding sequence ATGCCCACCCACCGCGCCGGACACGACGAGCCCTGGACACCGCTGGCCACTTCCGTCCAGGCCCGCGCGCTGGCCCATGTGGCCGCGCTCAGCCAGGGCGCGCCGCTGGACCCTGCGTTACGCGTCACGCTGAACTTCCACCCCGATCGGCTGCACGGCGGCGTGCCGATACTGCACGCGATGGCCGCGGACGGCGTCTACCGCTCCCAGTTCGAAACCGGCACCAGCAACGGCGGGTTGACCGCCTTTCCGGGCGGCGACCGCTGGCGATGGGAGAGCCGCATCTTCGGCGGCGCCTATGACGAGGCCGGACCGGAGCAGCGTCCCAAGTACGGCGCGCTGAACCACAACCACCGCGCCATCGGCGGCTCGCCGCGCTTCGGCTCGGCCCATCTGCGGCTGCGCGCGGCGGTGCTGCCACGCTGCACCTTCTGCCATCCCGACAGCGTCTTCCATCCCACCGATTTCGGAGTGGCCGAGCGCATCGCGCTGCTGCCGCTGGCGCGGCGGGCAGCGTGCGGCAGCGGCACCGATCCACTCGACGACTACATCGAGGCCCATGTGCACGGCCCGCTGCGGCTGGAGCAGGACGTGGAGGCGCTGGTGCTCGACCCCTGCTATCGCGGCACCGAGGTGGAGATGCTGGCTCGCACGCTGCCATGCGCGCTGGAATGGCATACGGGCTTTCGCGTCCAGGTGCGGGAACTGCTGCCGCACGCCAGCTACCGCGGTGCCGCATTCATCGAACTGGCCCAGGCACTGGCGCCGGACGGCTGGCTGACGCCCGTGCGGATCGGCGCGGCCGCTCGCACGGGCCGCCATGCCTCGCAGGACTTGAAGAAGGTCTGGCACTATCTGGCTCGCTTCGGCGATCCCACGAGCCCGGAAAGCGCCAGGCCCTGA
- a CDS encoding molybdopterin-dependent oxidoreductase, whose translation MTTEQTACILCSRNCGLRVEVEGSRITSIRGDEAHPVSKGYLCQKAARLQHYQENADRLEHPLRREPDGTYVRVGWDEALADIARRLVTIRERHGGRAFAFYGGGGQGNHLGGAYSRQLTKAMKSRFVYSALAQEKTGDFWVNGRLFGDQRCHLTEDVEHADFVLFIGTNPFQAHGIPNARDTLRELKKDPARQMVVIDPRKTETARLADVHLQLRPGTDAFLMAAILAIIVREGLHDRAFLARRCTGFAALEAELRSIPVEDYVRRADVPLADVERVARGFAQARAACVRVDLGLQQSLHSTLNSYLEKLLFLVTGNLGKRGSNNFHSFFLPLLGHTDERDARHPRTAHHKMYPISGLYPPNILPSEIEHEGEDRIRAMFVDSANPVLTGANTTAYERAFSKLELLVVVDVAMTETARLAHYVLPAATQFEKWECTGFNLEFPDNAFHLRHPVFPPRAEALPEPEIYTRLLEAMGELPSSFPVLERIATREPAATKHLVFLAAMGALLVKQPHLQPFAASIIYRTLGRTLRPARASASRVPAAAAAPLLALALQMASREPAAVRRAGHRGNRLTLGVSLFHAILERAEGTLVTRHEFEDTWSFIRHRDGRIHLDIPEMLQALHALRDEPSSSHPLVLLAGERRGYNANQIYRDPAWRKTDLDGAMRMHPDDARALGLGQGARAFCTSAAGEIPVTIELDEMLRPGMAILPHGYGMRYRGGEPSGPQINRLTASEHCDPLARTPYHKHVPVSVRAIQDASESP comes from the coding sequence ATGACCACCGAACAGACCGCCTGCATCCTGTGCTCCCGCAACTGCGGGCTCCGCGTCGAAGTCGAGGGTTCACGCATCACGAGCATTCGCGGCGATGAGGCGCATCCGGTCTCCAAGGGCTACCTCTGCCAGAAGGCCGCGCGGCTGCAGCACTACCAGGAGAACGCGGACCGCCTCGAGCATCCGCTGCGGCGCGAGCCTGACGGCACCTACGTCCGCGTCGGTTGGGACGAGGCGCTGGCGGACATCGCCAGGCGCCTCGTCACCATCCGCGAACGGCACGGCGGGCGGGCGTTCGCGTTCTACGGTGGCGGCGGCCAGGGCAACCACCTGGGAGGCGCCTACAGCCGGCAGCTCACCAAGGCGATGAAGAGCCGCTTCGTCTACAGCGCCCTCGCGCAAGAGAAGACGGGTGACTTCTGGGTCAATGGACGGCTCTTCGGTGATCAGCGGTGCCACCTCACCGAGGACGTGGAGCACGCGGACTTCGTGCTGTTCATTGGCACCAACCCGTTCCAGGCGCACGGCATCCCCAACGCGCGCGACACCCTGCGCGAGCTGAAGAAGGACCCCGCGCGCCAGATGGTCGTGATCGATCCGCGCAAGACGGAGACCGCGCGCCTCGCCGACGTCCACCTGCAGCTTCGCCCCGGCACCGACGCGTTCCTGATGGCGGCCATCCTCGCCATCATCGTGCGAGAGGGGCTGCATGATCGCGCGTTTCTCGCGCGGCGCTGCACCGGCTTCGCCGCGTTGGAGGCGGAGCTGCGCTCGATTCCGGTCGAGGACTACGTCCGCCGGGCCGACGTGCCTCTCGCCGACGTCGAGCGCGTGGCTCGGGGGTTCGCCCAGGCCCGGGCGGCCTGCGTGCGCGTCGACCTCGGCCTGCAACAGAGCCTCCACAGCACGCTCAACTCATACCTCGAGAAGCTGCTGTTCCTCGTCACCGGCAACCTCGGCAAGCGAGGGAGCAACAACTTCCATTCGTTCTTTCTGCCGCTGCTCGGCCACACCGACGAGCGAGACGCCCGGCACCCCCGCACGGCCCATCACAAGATGTATCCCATCTCCGGTCTCTACCCGCCGAACATCCTGCCGAGTGAGATCGAGCATGAGGGAGAGGACCGCATCCGCGCGATGTTCGTCGACAGCGCCAACCCCGTGCTCACGGGCGCGAACACCACCGCCTATGAGCGGGCATTCTCCAAGCTCGAGCTGCTGGTCGTCGTGGACGTGGCCATGACGGAAACCGCCCGGCTCGCCCACTATGTCCTGCCCGCGGCGACGCAGTTCGAGAAGTGGGAGTGCACCGGCTTCAACCTCGAGTTCCCGGACAACGCGTTCCACCTGCGCCATCCCGTGTTCCCGCCACGGGCAGAGGCCCTGCCGGAGCCGGAGATCTACACGCGCCTGCTCGAGGCGATGGGGGAGCTCCCGTCGTCATTCCCGGTGCTGGAGCGCATCGCCACTCGCGAGCCCGCGGCGACGAAGCACCTCGTCTTCCTCGCGGCGATGGGCGCCCTGCTGGTGAAGCAACCCCACCTTCAGCCCTTCGCCGCGTCCATCATCTACCGCACCCTGGGGCGGACGCTCCGGCCCGCGCGCGCGAGCGCTTCGCGCGTTCCAGCCGCCGCGGCGGCGCCCCTGCTCGCGTTGGCCCTGCAGATGGCGAGCCGGGAGCCCGCCGCCGTGCGCCGCGCTGGGCACCGGGGCAACAGGCTCACGTTGGGCGTGTCGTTGTTCCACGCGATTCTGGAGCGTGCGGAGGGGACCCTGGTCACCCGGCATGAGTTCGAGGACACGTGGTCGTTCATCCGGCACCGGGACGGGCGCATCCATCTCGACATCCCCGAGATGCTCCAGGCGCTTCACGCGCTTCGCGACGAACCCTCGTCGAGCCACCCCCTGGTGCTGCTCGCCGGCGAGCGCCGGGGATACAACGCGAACCAGATCTACCGTGATCCGGCGTGGCGGAAGACGGACCTCGACGGTGCCATGCGGATGCACCCCGACGACGCGCGCGCGCTCGGGTTGGGGCAAGGCGCGCGAGCCTTCTGCACCTCGGCTGCGGGTGAGATTCCCGTCACCATCGAGCTCGACGAGATGCTCCGCCCGGGCATGGCCATCCTTCCCCACGGATACGGCATGCGCTATCGCGGGGGCGAGCCGAGTGGCCCGCAGATCAACCGCCTCACGGCGAGCGAGCATTGCGATCCGCTCGCGCGCACGCCGTACCACAAGCATGTCCCGGTAAGCGTGCGCGCCATCCAGGATGCGTCCGAATCGCCGTAG
- a CDS encoding TetR/AcrR family transcriptional regulator gives MRHPPEQKSPSREKLVRASASLAKQQGFAGSGVDALASAAGLTSGAFYRHFKGKDEMLSAIVETELEATRGRFSTIEPRNEEQLLRAIDAYLSLAHVRHPESGCVLPTLASEIGRAPARTKKVFERALSELMAVLSDKVGDSSVAFSLLNQCVGAVMIARGLATDDAKHEVLAAARKSVRDGIASLRMRSPPKGTP, from the coding sequence ATGCGCCATCCCCCTGAACAGAAGTCGCCGTCCCGTGAAAAACTCGTGCGTGCCAGTGCCTCGCTCGCCAAGCAGCAGGGGTTCGCGGGCAGCGGAGTCGATGCGCTCGCGAGCGCGGCGGGGCTCACCAGCGGCGCGTTCTACCGGCACTTCAAGGGCAAGGACGAGATGCTGTCCGCCATCGTCGAGACAGAACTCGAGGCGACGCGCGGTCGCTTCTCCACGATCGAGCCGCGCAACGAAGAGCAGTTGCTGCGCGCCATCGACGCCTACCTCAGCCTCGCGCATGTGCGGCATCCGGAGTCGGGATGCGTGCTGCCAACGCTGGCTTCGGAGATTGGTCGCGCTCCGGCCAGGACGAAGAAGGTATTCGAGCGCGCGCTTTCGGAGCTGATGGCCGTCCTCTCCGACAAGGTGGGCGACTCATCGGTCGCCTTCTCGCTCCTCAACCAGTGCGTCGGGGCGGTGATGATCGCGCGTGGTCTCGCGACGGACGACGCGAAGCACGAGGTGCTCGCGGCCGCACGCAAGAGCGTACGCGATGGCATCGCCTCGCTGCGGATGCGGTCCCCTCCAAAAGGAACGCCGTGA
- a CDS encoding ATP-binding protein has protein sequence MADTQWGEERLEATDPASASPDAPMLWLGGGLPPRLRWASPSLLRALGHSLEEWKAWDFVQRLVHPEDLERVLEAWRRVLRTGGSCSVDFRAEATQGRLVRLSVELSAIETSADGAGELIGTVRLLVPASRPVFQPLITACSLLEDAPEEVARELTRSEREHVELTNTVDGIVWSTDARFRFTFVSKQAERLLGYPLQKWTQEPDFWLKHLHPEDQDWAPAFCMKAAMECRPHEFEYRMIAADGRVVWLRDIVTVISEDGVPSELRGIMVDVTEHRRAREHLEHMVSLLRATLESTADGVVVVDQRRRVTAYNKRFLEIWRMSDEFKKGWDGEKMLRYALTLVQHPEQFLERVETLRAAPDQEGVDTIELRDGRILERYSRPQRLGDTIVGRVWSYRDVTEERHARAERERLLREAEEAIRVRDDFLSIASHELKTPLTPLKLHLQVLRQRAVSGQPFPLQHVEKALAQVARLSGLINDLLDTSRIQAGRLELKHEPVPLQQLTREVLADLRSVCPQHTLEYEEPDEMLIIQGDRGRLAQVLVNLLENAIKYSPTGGLIRLTVDRYGAQALVSVMDTGIGIPSDQKAHLFERFFRARNAPISGFGGLGLGLYICRDIVERHGGRIWVESEVGSGSTFRFTLPVLEGAADAHALPAGPPGP, from the coding sequence ATGGCCGACACGCAGTGGGGCGAGGAGAGGCTGGAGGCGACCGACCCGGCGAGTGCCTCACCGGACGCGCCGATGCTCTGGCTCGGCGGAGGACTTCCGCCCCGCTTGCGCTGGGCAAGCCCGTCCCTCTTGCGTGCGCTCGGCCATTCCCTGGAGGAGTGGAAGGCTTGGGACTTCGTCCAGCGGCTCGTGCACCCGGAGGATCTCGAGCGGGTGCTGGAGGCATGGCGGAGGGTGCTCCGGACAGGCGGATCGTGCTCTGTCGATTTCCGCGCCGAGGCGACTCAGGGAAGGCTTGTCCGCCTGTCCGTCGAACTGAGCGCCATCGAGACCTCGGCGGATGGAGCGGGGGAGCTCATCGGCACCGTCCGGCTTCTCGTCCCCGCTTCGCGGCCCGTGTTCCAGCCACTGATCACCGCCTGTTCGTTGCTGGAGGACGCGCCGGAAGAGGTCGCCCGGGAACTCACTCGCTCCGAGCGCGAGCACGTGGAACTCACCAACACCGTCGATGGCATCGTCTGGTCCACCGATGCGAGATTCCGCTTCACGTTCGTCAGCAAGCAGGCCGAACGCCTGTTGGGCTATCCCCTCCAGAAGTGGACTCAGGAGCCTGACTTCTGGTTGAAGCACCTGCACCCCGAGGATCAGGACTGGGCTCCGGCCTTCTGCATGAAGGCGGCGATGGAGTGCAGGCCGCACGAATTCGAGTACCGGATGATCGCCGCGGATGGGCGCGTCGTGTGGCTGCGCGACATCGTCACGGTGATTTCCGAGGACGGCGTCCCCAGCGAGCTGCGCGGCATCATGGTGGACGTCACCGAGCATCGCCGGGCTCGCGAGCACCTGGAGCACATGGTGTCGCTCCTGCGTGCCACCCTCGAATCGACCGCGGATGGGGTGGTGGTGGTCGACCAACGCCGGCGGGTCACGGCCTACAACAAGAGGTTCCTGGAAATCTGGCGGATGTCCGACGAGTTCAAGAAGGGCTGGGACGGCGAGAAGATGCTCAGGTACGCGCTCACCCTGGTCCAGCACCCGGAGCAGTTCCTCGAGCGGGTCGAGACGTTGCGTGCGGCCCCCGACCAGGAGGGGGTCGACACCATCGAGCTGCGCGATGGGCGCATCCTCGAGCGCTACTCTCGCCCCCAGCGGTTGGGAGACACCATCGTCGGCCGCGTCTGGAGCTACCGGGACGTGACGGAGGAGCGCCATGCGCGGGCGGAGCGTGAGCGGTTGCTGCGCGAGGCCGAGGAAGCCATCCGCGTGCGCGATGACTTCCTGTCCATCGCCTCCCACGAACTGAAGACGCCGCTCACCCCCCTCAAGCTCCATCTGCAGGTGCTCCGGCAGCGGGCGGTGTCCGGACAGCCTTTCCCGCTCCAACATGTGGAGAAGGCGCTCGCCCAGGTCGCGCGGCTCTCCGGGCTCATCAATGATCTGCTGGACACCTCGCGCATCCAGGCGGGACGGCTGGAGTTGAAGCACGAGCCCGTGCCACTCCAGCAACTCACCCGCGAGGTGCTCGCGGACCTCCGCTCGGTCTGCCCTCAGCACACGCTCGAGTACGAGGAGCCCGACGAGATGCTCATCATCCAGGGAGACCGGGGACGGCTCGCCCAGGTGCTGGTGAACCTGCTGGAGAACGCCATCAAGTACAGCCCCACGGGGGGACTCATCCGCCTCACGGTGGATCGGTACGGCGCCCAGGCTCTCGTCTCGGTGATGGATACGGGGATAGGCATCCCATCGGACCAGAAGGCTCACCTCTTCGAGCGCTTCTTCCGGGCGCGCAACGCCCCCATTTCGGGCTTCGGAGGGCTGGGGCTGGGGCTCTACATCTGCCGTGACATCGTCGAGCGCCACGGAGGCCGCATCTGGGTGGAGAGCGAGGTGGGCTCCGGCTCGACCTTTCGTTTCACCCTCCCGGTGTTGGAGGGCGCGGCCGACGCGCACGCGCTACCGGCCGGTCCCCCCGGGCCTTGA
- a CDS encoding alanyl-tRNA editing protein: protein MTVRLYLEDSYQREFNAEVLEYEDGWCVLSRTVFYPGGGGQPCDRGHLHLEGGSVEVSEVREDAAGRIWHRIGRALAAGEAVRGTIDWSYRHALMRHHGLMHVVNTVARQHLGGVITGVQLGPEESRIDFKLAGFSREQTAELESRVNDVLQQGCSVTSSVISEDEFRARPELIRTLNVLPPVVDGRVRIVEIEGFDAQACGGTHVHSTREIGRARIRKFDNKGKDNKRFYWTLTA, encoded by the coding sequence ATGACCGTCAGGCTCTACCTCGAGGACTCGTACCAACGTGAGTTCAACGCCGAGGTGCTCGAGTACGAGGACGGGTGGTGTGTCCTGTCGCGAACGGTCTTCTACCCGGGTGGAGGTGGTCAACCCTGCGATCGCGGCCATCTGCACCTGGAGGGCGGCTCCGTCGAGGTCTCCGAAGTCCGGGAGGACGCCGCGGGCCGGATATGGCACCGCATCGGACGAGCGCTCGCGGCGGGTGAAGCCGTGCGAGGAACCATTGACTGGTCCTACAGACACGCACTGATGCGTCACCATGGTCTGATGCACGTCGTCAATACGGTGGCGCGCCAACACCTGGGTGGCGTCATCACGGGTGTGCAGCTCGGTCCCGAGGAGTCACGAATCGACTTCAAGCTGGCCGGCTTCTCTCGCGAACAGACTGCTGAGCTGGAAAGCCGAGTCAATGACGTGCTCCAACAGGGCTGCTCCGTGACCTCCTCGGTCATCAGCGAGGACGAGTTCCGGGCACGGCCCGAGCTCATCCGAACCTTGAATGTCCTCCCGCCGGTCGTGGATGGGCGCGTGCGAATCGTCGAGATCGAAGGATTCGATGCGCAGGCCTGCGGCGGAACTCACGTGCACTCGACGCGAGAGATCGGCCGGGCGCGCATCAGGAAGTTCGACAACAAGGGAAAGGACAACAAGCGCTTCTACTGGACGCTCACGGCATGA
- the madM gene encoding malonate transporter subunit MadM, with amino-acid sequence MGGAMLRDLAIVATAFEVNVVEARRAGLVGVLALGLGTVLPFLVGAVVAWAFGYRDAVSMTTLGAGAITYIVGPVTGAALGARSDVIALSIATGVFKAVLVMVGTPFAAKFIGLDNPRSAMIFGGFMGTVSGVTGGLAATDPKLVPYGALTATFHTGLGCLVAPSVLYFIVRALVG; translated from the coding sequence ATGGGCGGCGCGATGCTGCGCGACCTCGCCATCGTGGCCACGGCCTTCGAGGTGAACGTGGTGGAGGCGCGCCGGGCGGGCCTCGTCGGTGTCCTGGCGCTGGGCCTGGGCACCGTGCTGCCCTTCCTCGTGGGCGCGGTGGTGGCCTGGGCCTTCGGATACCGGGACGCGGTGAGCATGACCACGCTCGGAGCGGGCGCCATCACCTACATCGTGGGCCCGGTGACGGGCGCGGCGCTGGGGGCCCGCTCGGACGTCATCGCCCTGAGCATCGCCACGGGGGTGTTCAAGGCCGTGCTGGTCATGGTGGGCACGCCGTTCGCGGCGAAGTTCATCGGGCTCGACAACCCGCGCTCCGCCATGATCTTCGGCGGCTTCATGGGCACGGTGAGCGGGGTGACCGGTGGGCTCGCCGCCACGGATCCCAAGCTCGTGCCCTACGGGGCGCTCACGGCCACCTTCCACACGGGCCTGGGCTGCCTCGTGGCCCCCTCGGTCCTCTACTTCATCGTCCGCGCCCTGGTGGGCTGA
- a CDS encoding PaaI family thioesterase: MDTAPLQDIAAPEGICYGCGSNNPHGLHIKSYWHDDGIHVMARHIPEARYTGWPELVYGGLIAMLVDCHSNWTAMAYHYRAEGREPGSLPRIECVTGHLGVKFIKPTPMGVPLLLRARVEGEVGRKSRVLCEVHAGDTLTAVGDSIFVRVDTGKLKEAAHGRGA; this comes from the coding sequence ATGGACACCGCGCCTCTGCAAGACATCGCCGCGCCAGAAGGCATCTGCTACGGCTGTGGCAGCAACAATCCACACGGTCTGCACATCAAGAGCTACTGGCATGACGACGGCATCCACGTCATGGCCAGACACATCCCCGAGGCCAGATACACGGGTTGGCCCGAGCTGGTGTACGGCGGTCTGATCGCCATGCTGGTCGACTGCCACTCGAACTGGACCGCGATGGCCTACCACTACCGCGCCGAGGGGCGCGAGCCCGGCAGCCTGCCGCGGATCGAATGCGTCACGGGCCACCTCGGCGTCAAGTTCATCAAACCCACGCCCATGGGGGTGCCCCTGCTCCTTCGCGCGCGCGTCGAAGGCGAAGTCGGCCGCAAGAGCCGGGTCCTCTGTGAGGTCCATGCCGGCGATACGCTGACCGCGGTGGGTGATTCGATCTTCGTCCGCGTGGATACCGGGAAATTGAAAGAGGCGGCGCACGGCCGAGGAGCCTGA
- a CDS encoding proline iminopeptidase-family hydrolase, protein MKMNASGLLAVGALLLLQACAAQAPASSRYFDSSGRPDVLSGGARRIEISTSQGRFHVWTKRVGNNPTIKLLLLHGGPGGSSEYFEAADSYFPGASIEYYYYDQLGSFRSDQPDDAKLAALLNTEHFVEEVEQVRQALGLGRDDFYLLGHSWGGILAIEYALKYQQHLKGLIISNMMASIPAYNEYAKNVLMPRMDPKVLAEVQALEAAKDYANPRYMELLVPNYYEHHILRMPSAQWPEPASRAFSHSNQKVYVPMQGPSEMGASGILEKWDRTKDLPAITVPTLTIGGQYDTMDPKHMEWMASQVRQGRYLHCPQGSHMSMYDDQRTYFAGLIRFIQDVDTGRF, encoded by the coding sequence ATGAAGATGAACGCTTCTGGGCTGCTCGCGGTCGGTGCGCTCCTCCTGCTCCAGGCGTGCGCGGCGCAAGCTCCCGCCAGCTCCCGCTACTTCGACTCGAGCGGGCGCCCGGATGTGCTGAGCGGCGGCGCGCGGCGCATCGAGATCTCCACCTCGCAGGGCAGGTTCCACGTCTGGACGAAGCGCGTGGGGAACAACCCCACCATCAAGTTGCTGTTGCTGCACGGCGGCCCTGGTGGCTCGAGCGAGTACTTCGAGGCCGCGGACAGCTACTTCCCGGGCGCGAGCATCGAGTACTACTACTACGACCAGCTCGGCTCGTTCCGCAGCGACCAGCCCGACGACGCGAAGCTGGCGGCGCTGCTCAACACGGAGCACTTCGTCGAGGAGGTCGAGCAGGTGCGCCAGGCGCTCGGCCTCGGCCGCGACGACTTCTACCTGCTGGGCCACTCGTGGGGAGGCATCCTCGCCATCGAGTACGCGCTCAAGTACCAGCAGCATCTCAAGGGTCTCATCATCTCCAACATGATGGCGAGCATCCCCGCGTACAACGAGTACGCGAAGAACGTGCTGATGCCGCGGATGGACCCGAAGGTGCTGGCCGAGGTGCAGGCGCTCGAGGCGGCGAAGGACTACGCGAATCCGCGCTACATGGAGTTGCTGGTGCCGAACTATTACGAGCACCACATCCTGCGCATGCCGTCGGCCCAGTGGCCCGAGCCGGCGTCGCGCGCCTTCTCGCACAGCAATCAGAAGGTCTACGTGCCCATGCAGGGCCCGAGCGAGATGGGCGCGAGCGGCATCCTCGAGAAGTGGGATCGGACGAAGGACCTGCCGGCCATCACCGTGCCCACGCTCACCATCGGGGGGCAGTACGACACCATGGATCCCAAGCACATGGAGTGGATGGCGAGCCAGGTGCGGCAGGGCCGCTACCTGCACTGCCCCCAGGGCAGCCACATGTCCATGTATGACGATCAGCGGACGTACTTCGCGGGGCTCATCCGCTTCATCCAGGACGTGGATACGGGCCGCTTCTGA
- a CDS encoding AraC family transcriptional regulator, whose translation MLEFIDAHLDEELGVERLGRVAAFSKFHFHRQFSTLFGMGVYEYVQMQRLKRAAFLLAFRDQHSTIHGRSGGLASRES comes from the coding sequence GTGCTCGAGTTCATCGACGCGCACCTGGACGAGGAGCTGGGCGTCGAACGGCTCGGCCGCGTGGCGGCCTTCTCGAAGTTCCACTTCCACCGGCAGTTCTCCACGCTCTTCGGGATGGGCGTCTACGAGTACGTCCAGATGCAGCGCCTGAAGCGTGCCGCGTTCCTGCTCGCCTTCCGAGACCAGCACTCCACGATACACGGGAGGAGTGGAGGGCTCGCCTCTCGCGAATCCTGA